In the genome of Candidatus Eisenbacteria bacterium, one region contains:
- a CDS encoding PTS sugar transporter subunit IIA, with protein MAVRGIMHLSELLNERAITLSMGARDKESAIKELVQLLESAHGVNTKGEILSKVLQRESMMSTGIGNGVAIPHGKTRLLDHLVAACGVSPLGIEFDSMDGEHANLFILLVSPESLRGPHVKALANVSRLLKEESVRTSLRESKDPGEFLSVLREAEGRFL; from the coding sequence ATGGCCGTCCGGGGTATCATGCACCTCTCCGAGTTGCTCAACGAGCGCGCGATCACCCTTTCCATGGGCGCGCGAGACAAGGAATCCGCCATCAAGGAGCTGGTCCAGCTCCTCGAGTCCGCTCACGGCGTGAACACGAAGGGCGAGATCCTGAGCAAGGTCCTCCAGCGTGAGTCCATGATGTCGACCGGGATCGGGAACGGCGTCGCGATCCCTCACGGGAAGACCCGGCTCCTCGACCACCTGGTCGCGGCCTGCGGCGTGTCCCCGCTCGGGATCGAGTTCGATTCCATGGACGGGGAGCACGCGAACCTGTTCATCCTCCTGGTCTCCCCGGAGAGTCTCCGCGGGCCCCACGTCAAGGCGCTCGCCAACGTCTCCAGGCTCCTCAAGGAGGAGTCGGTCCGGACCTCCCTTCGCGAAAGCAAGGACCCGGGTGAGTTCCTGTCGGTGCTTCGGGAGGCGGAAGGCCGGTTCCTCTAA